One segment of Tenrec ecaudatus isolate mTenEca1 chromosome 1, mTenEca1.hap1, whole genome shotgun sequence DNA contains the following:
- the LOC142422887 gene encoding toll-like receptor 12 codes for MGKHLLRLLLLPGLLLSLPLTAAWTTTLHCQVVEGARLPLVSRFFLPCVLDSSLSFLATCRSVTNLTRTLEAVPRNVEGLSLAGPISVLPRDAFSDLPGLKGLCLTLQHTQLLPGALRGLEQLQRLAFLGHPRYALSLPPDAFNHLSSLQHLAFSGLCLHGNLGVRLPPSVQRLSVTSSCLQNVDMLTDIFPDLVLNSSSGEGWTLDTLDLSFNVKLNMSSPGALRGLQLRALRLDRTQLKAAAVMDLGLQRLDVLSAAQTGMAELPGEVIAHFGLQELHFQGNVIGRIAPKALASSHSLESLDLQSGGLTDLPPAFLDAMPRLQRLNLAANHLQIDMLCRNGTGVESGLRVLDLSDNGLWTVPPDAFSCVPHLSTLLLKENRLAHLDGHVFRGLSRLETLDLTESLQAAPGQGGQASLSELTSPGLLDTTMVPTSIWDFQSLTSLSKLILLLPSGRPGTLSLPIGLVSLELHTVSGTKPWKLVPPIFPALQRLTLEHWGLQLAVQNVSKIFPALRQLSLLGDSLETLCSQDTFSFFLWQHPGLQQLTVRRNVRRPRPCCITGLPSLQELILQNLQSWPRLRPVRLEELVGELPMLETLQLSHTGLETLSAAGFQGLRRLQVLVLDWDNGLVLDGSLQEHSPQMPRYMYFLSVTLACQCANAWVEPWMQHSPRTYVYMYEEWCPSEPGRHPKGRLFPFLQSHCPESLGLELFLGTSALLLLLMFLPFLQEARNWALYLRALCRAGLRGQRTEGQRFFYDVFVSHCRRDQGWVMRELVPLLEGFSPGGWGLRVCLPERDFEPGKDVADNMADSMMGSRVTLCVLSRQALCTPRCCTELRLATSRLLAAASPPALLLIFLEPISRHQLPGYHRLAWLLRPEDYRLWCQEEEGKDNFWAWLGSRLGQGAGGRR; via the coding sequence ATGGGCAAACACTTGCTgcggctgctgttgctgcctggcCTGCTCCTGTCCCTTCCTCTGACCGCAGCCTGGACTACCACTCTCCACTGCCAGGTGGTCGAAGGCGCCCGGCTGCCTCTGGTGTCCCGGTTCTTCTTGCCCTGCGTGCTGGACTCCAGCCTGTCCTTTCTTGCCACATGCCGTTCAGTGACCAACCTGACCCGGACCTTGGAGGCTGTGCCACGGAACGTGGAGGGGCTCAGTCTTGCTGGTCCCATCTCAGTCCTGCCCCGAGATGCCTTCTCCGACTTGCCTGGGCTCAAGGGCCTGTGCCTGACACTGCAGCACACCCAGCTCCTGCCAGGAGCCCTCCGGGGCTTGGAACAGCTGCAGAGACTCGCTTTCCTTGGCCACCCCAGGTATGCTCTTTCCCTGCCCCCTGATGCCTTTAACCACTTGAGCTCCCTCCAGCACCTTGCCTTCTCGGGCCTTTGCCTGCACGGGAACTTGGGTGTCCGGCTACCTCCCAGTGTACAGCGACTGTCTGTGACGTCCAGCTGCCTGCAGAATGTGGACATGCTGACTGACATCTTCCCAGACCTGGTGCTGAACTCTTCCTCGGGAGAGGGCTGGACCTTGGATACCCTGGACCTGTCATTCAACGTCAAGCTGAACATGTCCAGCCCTGGGGCCCTCCGGGGCCTCCAACTGAGAGCTCTGCGTCTCGATAGAACACAGCTGAAGGCGGCTGCTGTGATGGACCTGGGGCTCCAACGGCTGGACGTCCTATCTGCAGCgcaaacaggcatggctgagcTGCCTGGCGAGGTAATTGCCCACTTCGGGCTGCAAGAGCTGCATTTCCAAGGTAACGTGATAGGGCGCATAGCTCCCAAGGCTCTGGCTTCCAGCCACAGCCTGGAGAGCTTGGATCTTCAGAGCGGTGGTCTGACTGACCTGCCACCAGCCTTTCTGGATGCCATGCCCAGACTTCAGAGGCTGAACCTGGCAGCCAACCACCTGCAGATTGACATGTTGTGCCGGAACGGGACAGGGGTCGAGTCAGGACTGCGGGTCCTGGACCTGTCTGACAATGGGCTATGGACTGTGCCCCCAGACGCCTTCTCCTGCGTGCCCcacttgagcacattgctgcttaAGGAAAACAGGCTGGCTCACCTGGATGGCCATGTGTTCCGGGGCCTGAGCAGACTGGAGACTTTGGACCTGACAGAGAGCCtacaggcagccccaggccagggcgggcAGGCTTCTCTGTCCGAACTAACCAGCCCGGGACTGCTCGACACCACGATGGTGCCGACTTCAATCTGGGACTTCCAGAGCCTAACGAGTCTGTCCAAACTGATACTGTTGCTCCCCTCTGGACGCCCCGGTACTTTGTCTCTGCCGATAGGGCTGGTGAGCTTGGAGCTTCACACAGTGTCAGGCACGAAGCCCTGGAAGCTGGTCCCCCCCATCTTTCCAGCTTTGCAAAGGCTGACCCTAGAACACTGGGGGCTGCAACTGGCAGTCCAAAATGTCTCCAAGATCTTCCCTGCCCTTCGCCAACTGTCCCTGCTCGGCGACAGCCTGGAGACCCTCTGCTCGCAGGACACCTTCAGCTTCTTCCTCTGGCAGCACCCTGGGCTCCAGCAGCTGACGGTGAGGAGGAACGTGCGCAGGCCCCGTCCCTGCTGCATCACGGGCCTGCCAAGCCTGCAGGAACTGATTCTACAGAATCTGCAGTCCTGGCCCCGGCTGCGCCCTGTGCGCCTGGAGGAGCTGGTCGGGGAGCTGCCGATGCTCGAGACGCTGCAGTTGAGCCACACAGGGCTGGAGACGCTGTCGGCGGCTGGCTTCCAGGGCCTGCGCCGACTCCAGGTCTTAGTGCTGGACTGGGATAATGGGCTGGTGCTGGACGGCAGCCTCCAGGAGCACAGTCCCCAGATGCCCCGGTACATGTATTTCTTGAGTGTGACCTTGGCCTGCCAGTGTGCCAATGCCTGGGTGGAACCCTGGATGCAGCACTCCCCCAGAACGTACGTGTACATGTACGAGGAATGGTGCCCATCAGAACCTGGACGCCACCCCAAGGGTCgccttttcccctttctccagaGCCACTGCCCCGAGAGCTTGGGCCTAGAGCTCTTTTTGGGCACCTCGGCCCTGCTGCTTCTACTGAtgttcctgcccttcctccaagaGGCCAGGAACTGGGCCCTCTATCTCCGGGCCTTGTGCCGGGCTGGGCTGAGGGGCCAGAGGACCGAGGGCCAGAGGTTCTTTTATGATGTGTTTGTGTCCCACTGCAGGCGAGATCAGGGCTGGGTGATGCGGGAGCTGGTGCCCCTGCTGGAGGGTTTCTCTCCGGGTGGCTGGGGTCTGCGAGTCTGCCTCCCCGAACGGGATTTTGAGCCAGGCAAGGATGTGGCAGACAATATGGCAGACAGCATGATGGGCAGCCGGGTCACCCTGTGTGTGCTGAGTCGACAGGCCCTGTGCACACCTCGCTGCTGCACCGAGCTTCGCCTGGCCACCTCCCGCCTGCTCGCTGCCGCCTCCCCGCCGGCGCTGCTGCTGATCTTCTTGGAGCCCATTTCCCGCCACCAGCTCCCCGGCTACCACAGACTGGCCTGGCTGCTCCGCCCAGAAGACTACCGCCTGTGGTGCCAGGAGGAAGAAGGGAAGGATAACTTCTGGGCTTGGCTGGGCAGCAGGCTGGGGCAGGGGGCTGGAGGGAGGAGGTAG